One region of Juglans microcarpa x Juglans regia isolate MS1-56 chromosome 7S, Jm3101_v1.0, whole genome shotgun sequence genomic DNA includes:
- the LOC121241030 gene encoding probable polyamine transporter At3g13620, with the protein METRLSSPDAQPLLEQQEPSSKSPKKLALIPLVFLIYFEVAGGPYGEESAVGAAGPLFSILGFLIFPFVWSIPEAVVTAELATTFPGNGGYVIWANHAFGPFWGSLMGSWKFFSGVINLASYPVLCVDYLKLVLPIFSSGLPRYFAVVVSTLVLSFFNYTGLTIVGYTAVTLGVVSLLPFIVMSLVAIPKIDPSRWISLGQEGVKKDWTLFFNTLFWNLNFWDNASTLAGEVEQPQKTYPKALFSAGLLTCLAYLIPLLAATGSIPLHQEDWVDGYFADAAEIIAGKWLKVWIEIGAVLSVIGLYEAQLSSCAYQLLGMADLAFLPQIFGARSTWFRTPWVGIFLSTLIALAVSFMSFVNIISSVNFLYSLGMLLEFSSFLWLRRKLPVVKRPFKVPMGLPGLVVMCLIPSGFLVYVMAVATSTVFLVSALLTLAGLAWYFFMEFCKSRLWLEFNNAGEKIEDEDLEGIRNQ; encoded by the coding sequence ATGGAAACCCGCCTCTCCTCCCCGGATGCCCAGCCACTTCTCGAACAACAAGAACCATCGAGTAAAAGTCCCAAGAAACTAGCTCTAATCCCGCTCGTCTTCCTCATCTACTTCGAGGTCGCCGGCGGCCCCTACGGCGAAGAGTCTGCGGTTGGGGCTGCCGGGCCACTCTTTTCGATCCTTGGCTTCCTCATCTTCCCCTTCGTATGGAGCATCCCGGAGGCCGTGGTCACTGCCGAGCTCGCCACCACCTTCCCTGGCAATGGTGGTTATGTCATCTGGGCCAACCACGCCTTCGGCCCCTTCTGGGGCTCCTTAATGGGATCCTGGAAGTTCTTCAGCGGAGTCATAAACTTGGCATCATATCCAGTTCTATGCGTAGACTATCTCAAGCTGGTATTGCCAATTTTCTCATCCGGCCTACCTCGCTATTTTGCTGTAGTTGTTTCAACTTTGGTGCTGTCTTTTTTTAACTATACCGGTCTGACTATAGTAGGGTACACTGCAGTAACTCTAGGAGTTGTTTCACTTTTGCCCTTTATAGTAATGTCTTTGGTTGCAATTCCGAAGATTGATCCTAGTAGGTGGATCAGTTTGGGTCAAGAGGGTGTAAAAAAAGACTGGACATTGTTTTTCAATACCCTCTTTTGGAACTTGAATTTTTGGGACAACGCTAGTACTTTAGCTGGTGAAGTGGAGCAACCCCAGAAAACATACCCAAAGGCATTGTTTTCTGCTGGGTTGCTCACTTGTTTGGCTTATTTGATCCCTCTCCTGGCTGCAACTGGGTCTATACCTCTACATCAAGAAGATTGGGTTGATGGGTATTTTGCAGATGCTGCAGAAATCATTGCTGGCAAGTGGTTGAaggtttggattgaaattggTGCAGTTTTATCGGTTATTGGACTCTATGAAGCCCAATTGAGCAGTTGTGCATACCAACTTCTGGGAATGGCAGATTTAGCATTTTTACCGCAAATTTTCGGTGCAAGATCCACATGGTTTAGGACACCTTGGGTGGGAATTTTTCTCTCAACACTGATTGCACTCGCAGTTTCTTTCATGAGTTTTGTGAACATTATTTCTTCAGTTAATTTCTTGTATAGTTTGGGGATGTTATTGgagttttcatcttttctttggTTGAGGAGGAAGTTGCCAGTAGTGAAGAGGCCGTTTAAAGTTCCCATGGGGTTGCCAGGGCTGGTGGTTATGTGCTTGATCCCATCTGGGTTTTTGGTCTATGTAATGGCAGTGGCTACTAGCACTGTGTTTTTGGTAAGTGCTCTGCTGACATTGGCTGGGCTTGCTTGGTACTTCTTCATGGAATTTTGCAAGTCCAGGTTGTGGCTCGAGTTCAACAACGCtggagaaaaaattgaagatgagGATTTGGAGGGGATCCGTAATCAATGA
- the LOC121241029 gene encoding probable acyl-activating enzyme 18, peroxisomal has product MGRSISAVGVDDLVKAGLAIEEAKEFHRVLIETVSGAKSSDPREVWRELLARKVLKPWYPHGLHQLVYYSVYADWDSSTNGPPIYWFPSLYQSKQTNLGRLLENYGSKILGESYKDPITSFSLFQKFSVQHPEAYWSIVLKELSVSFHEAPKCILDTTDKSKHGGTWFPGSSMNIAECCLLPRSHPRKEDISLAVLWREEGSDNSEISHMTLKELREQVMLVANALDAIFSKSDAIAIDMPMTVDAVVIYLAIVLAGFVVVSIADSFAPKEIATRLRVSKAKAIFTQDFILRGGRKVPLYSRVVEASPIKAIVLPVTGKNVGIQLREQDLWWKDFLSSANCHPGSNSYIPIYQPAESVTNILFSSVTTGEPKAIPWTQLSPIQGVADSWAHIDVRVGDVFCWPTNLGWGMGPILLYSCFLTGATLALYHGSPLGRGFGKFVQDAGVTVLGTIPSLVKAWKSTMCMEGLDWTKIRSYASTGEVSNIDDDLWLSSRAYYTPIIECCGGTELASSYIQGNPLQPQVFGAFSSASMTSGLVILDEHGIPYPDDQACVGEVGLFPVYMGATDRLLNADHEEVYFEGMPTYKGMHLRRHGDIIKRTVGGYLIVQGRADDTMNLGGIKTSSIEIERVCDRTDERISETAAINIAPVNGGPEQLVVCVVLKKGFNAEPDKLKTIFSKAIQSNLNPLFKVNYVKILPEFPRTASNKLLRRVLRDQMKHEISVRSRI; this is encoded by the exons atgggaagGAGCATCAGTGCAGTAGGAGTGGATGACTTGGTGAAGGCAGGCCTAGCGATCGAAGAGGCCAAGGAATTCCATAGGGTGCTTATAGAAACAGTTTCGGGAGCCAAAAGTTCTGACCCACGAGAGGTGTGGCGCGAGCTGCTGGCTAGGAAGGTGTTAAAGCCATGGTACCCGCATGGGCTGCACCAACTGGTTTACTACTCAGTCTATGCTGATTGGGACTCTTCCACCAACGGTCCCCCTATTTACTGGTTCCCTTCTCT ATATCAGTCTAAACAAACAAATTTGGGACGTCTGTTGGAAAACTATGGCTCAAAGATACTAGGGGAATCATATAAGGATCCGATCACAAGTTTTAGTCTATTTCAGAAGTTCTCTGTTCAGCATCCTGAG GCTTACTGGTCAATTGTTCTAAAAGAGCTTTCAGTTTCATTTCATGAGGCCCCAAAGTGCATTTTGGATACCACTGACAAATCGAAACATGGGGGAACATGGTTTCCTGGTTCCTCTATGAATATTGCTGAATGTTGTTTGCTACCTAGAAGTCATCCAAGAAAAGAAGATATTAGCTTGGCTGTTTTGTGGAGGGAAGAAGGCAGTGACAATTCTGAGATCAGCCATATGACATTGAAAGAACTTCGAGAGCAAGTAAT GTTGGTGGCAAATGCACTGGATGCAATATTTTCAAAGAGTGATGCAATTGCAATTGACATGCCAATGACAGTGGACGCAGTTGTCATATATTTGGCAATTGTACTAGCAGGATTTGTTGTTGTTTCAATAGCTGACAGCTTTGCCCCAAAGGAAATTGCAACTCGTTTGCGTGTGTCAAAGGCAAAGGCTATCTTCACTCAG GATTTCATATTAAGAGGAGGTCGAAAGGTTCCATTGTACAG TCGAGTCGTAGAAGCTTCTCCAATTAAAGCTATAGTGCTCCCCGTGACTGGAAAGAATGTAGGGATTCAGTTAAGAGAACAGGATTTATGGTGGAAAGATTTTCTTTCCAGTGCCAATTGCCATCCTGG ATCAAATAGTTATATTCCAATCTATCAACCTGCAGAGTCCGTTACTAATATTCTCTTTTCATCTGTAACTACAG GAGAACCAAAAGCTATTCCATGGACACAACTTTCACCAATTCAAGGTGTTGCTGATTCGTGGGCCCACATTGATGTCCGAGTTGGAGATGTTTTCTGCTGGCCCACAAACCTGGGGTGGGGGATGGGACCGATATTACTCTACTCGTGCTTCCTAACTGGTGCAACTCTTGCACTCTATCATGGATCACCTCTTGGCCGTGGCTTTGGAAAATTTGTTCAG GATGCAGGAGTGACCGTTTTGGGTACAATTCCTAGCTTAGTAAAAGCCTGGAAGAGTACAATGTGTATGGAAGGCCTAGATTGGACAAAGATAAG ATCATATGCATCAACTGGGGAAGTATCGAATATTGATGATGACCTATGGCTTTCTTCAAGAGCTTATTACACACCCATTATCGAGTGCTGTGGTGGAACAGAACTTGCGTCATCTTACATCCAAGGAAATCCACTGCAGCCACAAGTTTTTGGAGCTTTTAGCTCAGCATCAATGACAAGTGGCCTTGTCATCCTTGATGAGCACGGGATACCTTAT CCAGATGACCAAGCTTGTGTTGGTGAAGTAGGTTTATTCCCTGTATACATGGGAGCAACTGATAGATTGCTTAATGCGGATCATGAGGAAGTTTACTTCGAGGGAATGCCAACTTACAAAGGAATG CACCTAAGGAGACATGGAGACATCATTAAGAGAACTGTTGGAGGCTATTTAATTGTTCAGGGTAGGGCTGATGACACCATGAACCTTGGAGGAATTAAG ACTAGCTCCATTGAAATTGAGCGAGTGTGTGATCGTACTGATGAAAGAATCTCAGAGACTGCTGCAATCAATATTGCACCAGTAAATGGTGGTCCAGAACAACTGGTTGTATGTGTAGTATTAAAGAAAGGGTTTAATGCTGAACCTGACAAGCTAAAGACCATATTCTCAAAGGCTATTCAGAGCAACCTCAATCCTTTGTTCAAG GTGAATTATGTTAAGATTCTTCCGGAGTTTCCCAGAACAGCTTCTAATAAGTTACTGAGAAGGGTGCTGAGGGACCAAATGAAGCACGAGATTTCAGTTCGGAGTAGAATTTAG
- the LOC121240949 gene encoding ubiquitin-conjugating enzyme E2 E1-like, giving the protein MGTLNGLFTAGNFLLNQRKDENSNNIPKLYKKLTEEIMFTKLMKETARAISVERKIPTQGVLNHVDLAPKIRGKNAKSAIPISCYVATNFNFPFKPPKVVFKTRIFHCNVDTAGVLSLDILKDSWSPALTITNVLLAIRAIFTNPDPSDNSIIPGIARLYLADRAKHDELAAEWTRRFAK; this is encoded by the exons ATGGGAACTTTAAACGGCCTCTTCACTGCTGGCAACTTCCTCCTCAAccaaagaaaagatgaaaactcCAATAACATCCCCAAACTATACAAGAAATTAACTGAAGAAATAATGTTCACAAAACTCATGAAAGAAACTGCGAGGGCAATCAGTGTTGAGAGAAAAATTCCCACCCAAGGTGTCCTAAACCATGTGGATCTTGCACCGAAAATTCGCGGTAAAAATGCTAAATCTGCCATTCCCATAAGTTG TTACGTAGCCACCAACTTCAACTTCCCATTCAAACCTCCGAAG GTAGTTTTCAAAACTCGAATCTTCCACTGCAATGTTGATACTGCtggtgttttgagtttagaCATCTTAAAGGATAGTTGGAGTCCAGCTCTAACAATCACCAACGTGCTTCTTGCAATCAGAGCGATTTTCACAAATCCTGACCCAT CAGATAATTCGATAATCCCTGGCATTGCCCGATTGTACTTGGCAGATAGAGCTAAACATGACGAATTAGCTGCAGAGTGGACAAGGAGATTTGCCAAGTGA